TTTTCCTGTATCGAGCCACCAGGTGTCGAGCACGTGGCTGTGCACGGGCCTGCCCTGGTTTATCAGCTCCTGTATGGCGTCCGTTATCTCGAGCTCCCCGCGCGCCGAGGGCTTGATGCGGGATATGGCCCTGTGTATCTCGGTCGAGAATATGTAAACGCCTACGAGCGCAAGGTTGCTCTTCGGGGCCTTTGGTTTTTCCTCAAGGCAGATGATGCGGCCGGTGCCGTCGGTCTGGGCGACCCCGAAGGAGGACGGGTTTTCCACGGGCTTAAGGAGAATGACCGCGTCAGCCCCGGTGGACCTGAACGTGCTTACGAAAGATTCTATGCCGGTCCCGATGAGGTTATCGCCCAGATACATGACAAAGGGGCTATTTCCGAGGAAGGCGCTTCCGGTGATGACCGCGTGGGCGAGGCCGCCGGGCTTCTCCTGCATGATGTAGGTGATGGCGACCCCCCAGTCGGAGCCGTCGCCCATGGTGTCCTTCACCTCCTGCCCGGTCTCGGGAGAGATGATTATGCCGACCTCCTTTATGCCCGCCCTCGCGATGTTGTCGAGCACATAGGCGAGTATTGGGCGGTTAGCTATGGGGACGAGCTGCTTTGCGCCCGTGTGCGTAAGGGGCCGTAGCCTCGTGCCTTTGCCCCCGCTAAGGACCAGGGCCTTCATCTCGGACATAAACTCTCTACCTCCTCTAAGCAGGCTGCTGAAAAAACCCAATCTGCGGTGTCGTCTTGGGCTTTTTGAGCAGCCTGAATGTGATTTCAAGTCTGCCAGATCGATTTCTTCCTCAGCCCGGCTGCAGCGACCTGTACCACTCTATCGTGTTCCGAAGCCCTTCCTCGAAACCAGTACCCGCCCTGAAACCGAACTCCTTCTCGGCCCTCGTTACGTCAAGGCACCTCCTGGGCTGGCCGTCGGGCTTGGTGGCATCCCATATTATCTCGCCCTTGAAGCCCGTAAGCTTCGCTATGAGCTGGACGAGCTCCCTTATGGATATCTCGAACCCCGCGCCGAGATTCACCGGCTCAGGTTTTTCATATTTTTCCGTCGCGAGCGCTATGCCTTCTGCCGCGTCCTCGGCGTAGAGGAATTCCCGCGTGGCCCTGCCGGTGCCCCAGACGGTTATGGAGGGCGCGCCGGCCTCTATCGCATCCAGACATT
This sequence is a window from Deltaproteobacteria bacterium. Protein-coding genes within it:
- a CDS encoding glucose-1-phosphate thymidylyltransferase produces the protein MKALVLSGGKGTRLRPLTHTGAKQLVPIANRPILAYVLDNIARAGIKEVGIIISPETGQEVKDTMGDGSDWGVAITYIMQEKPGGLAHAVITGSAFLGNSPFVMYLGDNLIGTGIESFVSTFRSTGADAVILLKPVENPSSFGVAQTDGTGRIICLEEKPKAPKSNLALVGVYIFSTEIHRAISRIKPSARGELEITDAIQELINQGRPVHSHVLDTWWLDTGKKDDLLAANTIVLDEWYKRDIRGEVENSEVTGRVTIEEGARVVNSTLRGPIVIGKGAVIEGSFIGPFTSIGAKTRVFKSIVEHCVILSGSEVDHVDRLEDSLIGRNAKVRRCHEKHEALRLMIGDDSVVEV